In Hyalangium gracile, the following are encoded in one genomic region:
- a CDS encoding FxsA family protein, whose translation MAKYLLLAFIVVPVLELYLLVVLGRQLGLAPTLGLLLVTALLGSVLAKREGRRVLRSWQTQVAQGRVPEEGILSGALVLLGGLLLILPGFITDAVGLFLLLPPTRRWVAGRVRRSMERGMATGSMRVTTWTWSGSAQSRPSRETFGTPSPPSRQIPGEVDAEFTDDKSGR comes from the coding sequence GTGGCGAAATACCTCCTCCTCGCGTTCATCGTGGTGCCGGTGCTGGAGCTGTACCTGCTCGTCGTCCTGGGCCGGCAGTTGGGCCTGGCACCCACCCTGGGGCTGCTCCTGGTGACGGCCCTGCTGGGGTCCGTCCTCGCCAAGAGGGAAGGGCGGCGCGTCCTCCGGAGCTGGCAGACCCAGGTGGCCCAGGGCCGGGTGCCCGAGGAGGGCATCCTGAGCGGCGCCCTGGTGCTGCTGGGCGGGCTGCTGCTCATCCTCCCGGGGTTCATCACCGACGCGGTGGGCCTGTTCCTGCTCCTTCCTCCGACGCGGCGGTGGGTGGCCGGCCGGGTCCGTCGCTCGATGGAGCGCGGCATGGCCACCGGCTCGATGCGGGTGACGACCTGGACGTGGAGCGGCTCTGCCCAGTCGCGCCCGTCAAGGGAGACCTTCGGGACGCCCTCGCCTCCGAGCCGCCAGATTCCAGGCGAGGTGGATGCCGAGTTCACCGACGACAAATCCGGGCGCTGA
- a CDS encoding serine hydrolase domain-containing protein: MAGLMACGHHRTSGPGSPPDLLDDGWPVSSLEAEGMAPEPLAELERRIEKEEIRAPDSLLIARHGKLVYERYWNGFKSDELHDLRSATKSFTSLLTGIALEQHLLPGVDTPILPLLQKYAPLENADERKERITVRRLLEMRTGLACNDWEEDSPGKEEKMYDSKDWVRFVLDLPMAEEPGQSTVYCTGGVMVLGALVEEAAGVKFPELSRRHLFEPLGITRFKWQEANGGRTDTGGHLRLRPRDFAKLGQVMLEGGRWQGRQLVSEAWIQASTTSERRLGDSRYGYLWWLNTFGVSGTPVEAWFARGNGGQYTFVFPSLDLVATFTGSFYNEPESDLAILLVGQFVLASALRQ; the protein is encoded by the coding sequence GTGGCTGGCCTGATGGCGTGCGGACACCACCGGACGTCCGGTCCCGGCAGTCCACCCGATCTGCTCGATGACGGGTGGCCCGTCTCCTCCCTGGAGGCGGAGGGCATGGCCCCCGAGCCTCTCGCGGAGCTCGAGCGGCGTATCGAGAAGGAGGAGATCCGCGCGCCGGACTCCCTCCTCATCGCGCGCCACGGCAAGCTCGTGTACGAGCGGTACTGGAACGGCTTCAAGAGCGACGAGCTGCATGATCTGCGCTCGGCCACGAAGAGCTTCACCTCGCTGCTGACGGGCATCGCGCTGGAGCAGCACCTGCTGCCCGGCGTGGACACCCCCATCCTGCCGCTGCTCCAGAAGTACGCGCCGCTCGAGAACGCGGACGAGCGCAAGGAGCGAATCACCGTGCGCCGCCTGCTCGAGATGCGCACGGGCCTGGCGTGCAACGACTGGGAGGAGGACTCCCCCGGCAAGGAGGAGAAGATGTACGACTCCAAGGACTGGGTGAGGTTCGTCCTCGACCTGCCGATGGCGGAGGAGCCTGGCCAGTCCACCGTGTACTGCACCGGTGGCGTGATGGTGCTGGGGGCGCTGGTGGAGGAGGCCGCCGGAGTGAAGTTCCCCGAGCTGTCCCGCCGCCACCTCTTCGAGCCGCTGGGCATCACCCGCTTCAAGTGGCAGGAGGCGAACGGCGGGCGCACCGACACCGGTGGCCACCTGCGCCTGCGCCCCCGGGACTTCGCGAAGCTCGGCCAGGTGATGCTGGAGGGAGGCAGGTGGCAGGGACGGCAGCTCGTCTCGGAGGCCTGGATCCAGGCGTCGACCACCAGCGAGCGGCGCCTGGGGGACTCCCGCTACGGCTACCTCTGGTGGCTCAACACCTTCGGCGTGAGCGGCACGCCGGTGGAGGCCTGGTTCGCGCGCGGCAACGGCGGCCAGTACACCTTCGTCTTCCCCTCGCTCGACCTGGTCGCCACCTTCACCGGCAGCTTCTACAACGAGCCGGAGTCCGACCTGGCCATCCTGCTGGTCGGCCAGTTCGTGCTCGCCTCGGCGCTGCGGCAGTAG
- a CDS encoding FecR domain-containing protein: MGPHETDALWAFAADALEAEDKARVVAHVASCEECARKLTQVRQAQALLHTVRAEVPAVRWAETDERIQSAAARRLTGMERKPLWPWAFAAVGVMAALLALVVLRPSAPGPEQSAPVAVREEPSAPVAPAPREELAAREPSPAPVEPSPAPVAVATRVESAAGAWIREANAPERSLQAGTQLRSGSSVRTRAKSDALLRLPDESRVRLSPNSEVTLARTEAKDVQLTVTRGRLAVEASHVAREGFTVEAAGVRASVVGTVFSVECTERGAVVAVLEGKVRVETEGQPVRFVGAGERLEVRAGQPAPKARPLSAQDRRAFQELKAPPAEASSSPRPSPVPGSAAASRGVAPALVPESPASAPPPQETAPAEPASSAPVKSPSAVAGTALPGEEAAGSEIAPYPVPTSPEPLESMVVAPSTSAPEATSRTGSPAPWTPPEPGGSEPDAADARFLWHAREQLAARTCESFLVGLAELAERSRVREFREQARYLRARCFEERLAKAEAEAEYRRYLREFPKGRYVKEARAALLP, from the coding sequence ATGGGGCCCCATGAGACAGACGCGCTGTGGGCCTTCGCCGCGGACGCGCTGGAGGCCGAGGACAAGGCCCGTGTGGTGGCCCACGTCGCCAGCTGCGAGGAGTGCGCCCGCAAGCTGACGCAGGTGCGCCAGGCCCAGGCCCTGCTCCACACGGTGCGGGCGGAGGTGCCCGCGGTGCGCTGGGCCGAGACGGACGAGCGCATCCAGAGTGCCGCGGCGCGGCGGCTGACCGGGATGGAGCGCAAGCCCCTGTGGCCGTGGGCGTTTGCCGCGGTGGGGGTGATGGCGGCCTTGCTCGCCCTCGTGGTGCTGCGGCCCTCGGCGCCGGGGCCCGAGCAGAGCGCGCCGGTCGCGGTCCGGGAGGAGCCCTCCGCGCCGGTGGCGCCGGCCCCGCGTGAGGAGCTCGCGGCGCGGGAGCCTTCGCCTGCTCCCGTGGAGCCTTCGCCTGCTCCCGTGGCCGTCGCCACGCGCGTCGAGAGCGCGGCGGGAGCGTGGATCCGGGAGGCGAACGCTCCGGAGCGCTCGCTCCAGGCAGGCACCCAGCTTCGCTCCGGCAGCTCCGTGCGGACGCGCGCGAAGTCCGACGCCCTGCTGCGGCTGCCGGATGAGAGCCGGGTGCGGCTGTCTCCGAACTCGGAGGTGACGCTGGCGCGCACCGAGGCGAAGGACGTGCAGCTCACCGTCACGCGCGGACGGCTCGCCGTGGAGGCCTCGCACGTGGCCCGGGAGGGCTTCACCGTGGAGGCGGCGGGAGTGCGCGCCTCCGTGGTGGGCACCGTCTTCTCCGTCGAGTGCACCGAGCGCGGCGCGGTGGTGGCCGTGCTCGAGGGCAAGGTGCGCGTCGAGACCGAGGGACAGCCGGTCCGCTTCGTCGGCGCGGGAGAGCGGCTCGAGGTGCGCGCGGGCCAGCCGGCTCCCAAGGCGCGGCCCCTCTCCGCGCAGGATCGCCGGGCCTTCCAGGAGCTGAAGGCGCCGCCGGCCGAGGCGTCCTCCTCGCCCCGTCCCAGCCCGGTGCCAGGGAGCGCCGCCGCGTCTCGCGGTGTGGCCCCCGCGCTGGTCCCCGAGTCCCCCGCCTCCGCGCCGCCGCCCCAGGAGACCGCTCCCGCCGAGCCCGCGAGCTCCGCGCCGGTGAAGAGCCCGTCCGCCGTGGCAGGCACGGCGCTGCCGGGCGAGGAGGCCGCCGGCTCGGAGATCGCCCCCTACCCCGTGCCGACGAGCCCGGAGCCGCTGGAGTCCATGGTGGTGGCGCCGTCGACCTCGGCTCCGGAAGCCACGTCGCGCACGGGCTCGCCGGCTCCCTGGACGCCGCCGGAGCCGGGAGGCTCGGAGCCTGACGCCGCGGATGCCCGCTTCCTGTGGCACGCCCGGGAGCAGCTCGCCGCCCGGACGTGCGAGAGCTTCCTGGTGGGGCTGGCGGAGCTGGCCGAGCGCAGCCGGGTCCGCGAGTTCCGCGAGCAGGCGCGCTACCTCCGGGCGCGGTGCTTCGAGGAGCGCCTGGCCAAGGCGGAGGCGGAGGCCGAGTACCGCCGCTACCTGCGCGAGTTCCCCAAGGGCCGCTACGTCAAGGAGGCCAGGGCCGCGCTGCTGCCGTAG
- a CDS encoding RNA polymerase sigma factor: MHGGTVLAWTIQITTHPRGPWLFFRGEPSQETSPALGERLGLAPPATQAPEEAQLLALVRRIQQGDSTAFERLYQLTRVDAARTLHHLVGNRADVEDLLQETYLRLLSAVKGFRGESRFRTFLYRVCSNVALSHLRWKRRRPEDPMEVLPEVLATGQDPEQEAARRQAARLVELALERLKPKKRIVFVYYELCGMSPDEIAEAVGSSVNTVRSRLHHARLEFTEAMHRLLDKPRAGGVHGAP, translated from the coding sequence GTGCACGGAGGTACTGTGCTGGCCTGGACCATCCAAATCACCACCCACCCTCGGGGGCCCTGGTTGTTCTTCCGCGGAGAACCTTCCCAGGAGACGTCACCGGCGCTCGGAGAGCGGCTCGGCCTGGCTCCCCCGGCCACCCAGGCCCCCGAGGAGGCCCAGCTGCTCGCGCTCGTCCGGCGCATCCAGCAGGGGGACTCCACCGCCTTTGAGCGCCTCTACCAGCTGACGCGGGTGGATGCGGCTCGCACCTTGCACCACCTGGTGGGCAACCGGGCGGATGTGGAGGACCTGCTCCAGGAGACGTACCTGCGGCTGCTGTCGGCGGTGAAGGGGTTTCGGGGCGAGTCGCGCTTCCGCACGTTCCTCTACCGGGTGTGCTCCAACGTGGCGCTCTCGCACCTGCGCTGGAAGCGGCGGCGGCCGGAGGATCCGATGGAGGTGCTGCCGGAGGTGCTGGCCACCGGCCAGGATCCCGAGCAGGAGGCCGCGCGGCGGCAGGCTGCCCGCTTGGTGGAGCTGGCCCTGGAGCGGCTCAAGCCCAAGAAGCGCATCGTCTTCGTCTATTACGAGCTGTGTGGGATGAGTCCGGACGAGATCGCCGAGGCCGTGGGAAGCTCGGTCAATACTGTGCGTAGCCGCCTGCACCACGCGCGACTGGAGTTCACCGAGGCCATGCACCGACTGCTCGACAAGCCGCGCGCGGGAGGCGTCCATGGGGCCCCATGA
- a CDS encoding DUF7107 domain-containing protein, producing MPNAPSRLSLLVPLVALVFSTGCVIEHDGHDWYEDEYSYCEDSTDCRYNQFCRNGTCRDIDSNAKRCTSGSQCGWGESCIDGVCCQSCDQDSDCSGGGRCGNDNYCDPKPPPPQDGGTPDGGSCQEPDGGASCRQNSDCGYGNYCINAVCFRGCTTNTQCSANETCQSGLCRPSPLNQCTTNAQCPASQDCVDGQCRAPCSYASQCPSGYSCQIGYCLPGSGSGNGSGQVCNVSCDCPSGERCVGGRCSR from the coding sequence ATGCCGAACGCCCCCTCTCGCCTCTCCTTGTTGGTTCCCCTCGTCGCCCTGGTCTTCTCCACCGGATGCGTCATCGAGCACGATGGCCACGACTGGTACGAAGACGAGTACAGCTACTGCGAGGACTCGACCGACTGTCGCTACAACCAGTTCTGCCGCAATGGCACCTGTCGCGACATCGACTCGAACGCAAAGCGGTGCACCTCCGGTTCCCAGTGTGGGTGGGGGGAGAGCTGCATCGACGGCGTGTGCTGCCAGTCCTGCGATCAGGACTCGGACTGCAGTGGGGGCGGCAGGTGCGGCAACGACAACTACTGCGATCCGAAGCCGCCGCCCCCCCAGGACGGTGGGACGCCGGACGGGGGCAGCTGCCAGGAGCCGGACGGGGGCGCCTCGTGCCGCCAGAACAGTGACTGCGGCTACGGCAACTACTGCATCAACGCCGTCTGCTTCCGCGGGTGCACCACCAACACCCAGTGCTCGGCCAACGAGACGTGCCAGTCCGGGCTGTGCCGCCCGTCCCCGCTGAACCAGTGCACCACCAACGCCCAGTGCCCGGCCTCGCAGGACTGCGTGGACGGCCAGTGCCGCGCGCCCTGCAGCTACGCCTCGCAGTGCCCGTCGGGCTACTCGTGCCAGATCGGCTACTGCCTGCCGGGCTCTGGCTCCGGCAATGGCTCCGGCCAGGTGTGCAACGTCAGCTGCGACTGCCCCTCGGGCGAGCGCTGCGTGGGCGGGCGCTGCTCGCGCTGA
- a CDS encoding class I SAM-dependent methyltransferase, translated as MATPQGKHTPHNPTGMFENRLRKNARHFRKWAHARGLTCFRVYDRDIPEYPYAVDVYGDRVHLVEYPRRRALRTGTVEEQREEVLAAVARVLEVPAEHIHVKTHTPQPWGRKQYERQGQGSERLVVEEQGLKFWVNLGDYLDTGLFMDHRLTRARVREEARGKRFLNLFAYTGAFTVYAAAGAAARTVTVDLSNTYLDWAEENLALNGLADPRHTLIRADVLPWLEEQADEPERYELVVCDPPSFSTSKRMSGSFNVQRDHPRLLAAIRDVLAPGGVLYFSTNFLGFELRDAAVQDMEVEELTPASIPEDFQRKEIHRCWRMVAPGPSRSR; from the coding sequence ATGGCTACTCCACAGGGTAAGCACACACCTCACAATCCAACAGGTATGTTCGAGAACCGGCTGCGCAAGAACGCCCGCCACTTCCGGAAGTGGGCGCACGCGCGCGGCCTCACCTGCTTCCGCGTCTATGACCGGGACATCCCCGAGTACCCCTATGCCGTGGACGTGTACGGGGACCGGGTGCACCTGGTGGAGTACCCTCGCCGGCGTGCCCTCCGGACAGGCACGGTGGAGGAGCAGCGCGAGGAGGTGCTCGCCGCCGTGGCTCGCGTGCTCGAGGTCCCCGCCGAGCACATCCACGTCAAGACGCACACGCCTCAGCCCTGGGGCCGCAAGCAGTACGAGCGCCAGGGCCAGGGCAGCGAGCGGCTCGTCGTCGAGGAGCAGGGCCTGAAGTTCTGGGTGAACCTGGGCGACTACCTCGACACCGGCCTCTTCATGGACCACCGGCTCACCCGGGCCCGCGTCCGCGAGGAGGCCCGAGGCAAGCGCTTCCTCAACCTCTTCGCGTACACGGGCGCCTTCACTGTCTATGCCGCCGCGGGAGCAGCCGCGCGCACGGTGACGGTGGACCTGTCCAACACGTACCTCGACTGGGCCGAGGAGAACCTCGCGCTCAACGGCCTGGCGGACCCGCGCCACACCCTCATCCGCGCCGACGTGCTGCCGTGGCTGGAGGAGCAGGCCGACGAGCCCGAGCGCTACGAGCTCGTCGTGTGCGATCCGCCCTCGTTCTCCACCTCCAAGCGCATGAGCGGCAGCTTCAACGTCCAGAGGGACCACCCTCGGCTGCTGGCCGCCATCCGGGACGTGCTCGCGCCCGGCGGCGTCCTCTACTTCTCCACCAACTTCCTGGGCTTCGAGCTGCGTGACGCCGCCGTCCAGGACATGGAGGTGGAGGAGCTCACCCCCGCCTCCATCCCGGAGGACTTCCAGCGCAAGGAGATCCACCGCTGCTGGCGCATGGTGGCGCCTGGCCCCAGCCGCTCCCGCTGA
- a CDS encoding UdgX family uracil-DNA binding protein (This protein belongs to the uracil DNA glycosylase superfamily, members of which act in excision repair of DNA. However, it belongs more specifically to UdgX branch, whose founding member was found to bind uracil in DNA (where it does not belong), without cleaving it, appears to promote DNA repair by a pathway involving RecA, rather than base excision.) produces the protein MPKRPSSLETAAPLIPESPTLDKLREAAAGCRACPLWKTGTQTVFGEQEGRDRRGPRVMFVGEQPGDQEDKAGRPFVGPAGRLLNEALKVVGIDRRQVYVTNTVKHFKWEETQGKKRIHAKPASGEIRACKPWLEAEIRVFRPDIIVCLGATAAQALLGRDFRVTKQRGQPTASEYARVVVATVHPSSILRAPKEEDRKAALRAFIEDLRGVAELLEGERAGEGAAAQL, from the coding sequence ATGCCCAAGCGACCCTCTTCCCTGGAAACCGCTGCCCCCCTCATCCCTGAGTCGCCCACGTTGGACAAGCTCCGAGAAGCCGCCGCAGGCTGCCGGGCGTGTCCTCTCTGGAAGACGGGGACGCAGACCGTCTTCGGCGAGCAGGAGGGGCGGGACCGGCGGGGGCCTCGGGTGATGTTCGTGGGGGAGCAGCCGGGCGACCAGGAGGACAAGGCGGGCAGGCCCTTCGTGGGCCCGGCCGGCCGGCTGCTGAACGAGGCCTTGAAGGTCGTCGGCATCGACCGCCGGCAGGTGTACGTCACCAACACGGTGAAGCACTTCAAGTGGGAGGAGACGCAGGGCAAGAAGCGCATCCACGCCAAGCCCGCCTCCGGAGAGATTCGCGCCTGCAAGCCGTGGCTGGAGGCGGAGATCCGCGTGTTCCGGCCGGACATCATCGTCTGCCTGGGCGCCACCGCGGCCCAGGCGCTGCTGGGCAGGGACTTCCGGGTGACGAAGCAGCGGGGGCAGCCGACTGCCTCCGAGTACGCCCGGGTGGTGGTGGCCACCGTCCACCCGTCGTCGATCCTCCGGGCTCCGAAGGAGGAGGACCGCAAGGCCGCGCTCCGGGCCTTCATCGAGGACCTGCGGGGGGTGGCCGAGCTGCTCGAGGGCGAGCGGGCAGGGGAGGGGGCTGCGGCCCAACTGTGA
- a CDS encoding cystathionine gamma-synthase → MRFDTLAIHAGQEPDPTTGAIMTPVYMTSTYVQAGPGEHKGYEYSRTQNPTRNALQACLAALEGAKYGAAFASGLAATDCLMHMLDAGDHVIVSDDVYGGTFRIFDKVFKRQGLTFSFVDLSKPENFEAAITPKTKMVWVETPTNPMLKLIDLARLAEVAKKRGILSVADNTFMTPYFQKPLDLGFDVVTHSTTKYLNGHSDVIGGFSGTSRQDIAEKMYFLQNAVGGVPGPLDSFLVLRGLKTLHVRMERHAQNAMKVAQYLATHPKVQKVTYPGLESHPQHALARKQMKGFGGMLTFDIKGGLEAARTFLKTVKVFACAESLGGVESLIEHPAIMTHASVPKETREKLGIADGFIRLSVGIEDAQDLIDDLAQALDAAK, encoded by the coding sequence ATGCGCTTCGACACGCTCGCCATTCATGCCGGCCAGGAGCCGGACCCCACCACTGGCGCCATCATGACGCCGGTCTACATGACCTCCACCTACGTCCAGGCCGGACCGGGAGAGCACAAGGGCTACGAGTACAGCCGTACCCAGAACCCCACGCGCAACGCGCTCCAGGCCTGCCTGGCGGCGCTCGAGGGGGCGAAGTACGGCGCCGCGTTCGCCTCGGGCCTGGCCGCCACGGACTGCCTGATGCACATGCTGGACGCCGGGGACCACGTCATCGTCTCGGATGACGTGTACGGCGGCACCTTCCGCATCTTCGACAAGGTCTTCAAGCGCCAGGGCCTCACCTTCTCCTTCGTGGACCTGTCCAAGCCGGAGAACTTCGAGGCGGCCATCACCCCCAAGACGAAGATGGTCTGGGTGGAGACGCCCACCAACCCGATGCTCAAGCTCATCGACCTGGCGCGGCTGGCCGAGGTGGCGAAGAAGCGGGGCATCCTCTCGGTGGCGGACAACACCTTCATGACGCCGTACTTCCAGAAGCCGCTGGACCTGGGCTTCGACGTCGTCACCCACTCCACGACGAAGTACCTGAACGGTCACAGCGACGTCATCGGCGGGTTCTCGGGCACCAGCCGGCAGGACATCGCGGAGAAGATGTACTTCCTGCAGAACGCGGTGGGCGGCGTGCCGGGCCCGCTGGACAGCTTCCTGGTGCTGCGCGGCCTGAAGACGCTGCACGTGCGCATGGAGCGCCACGCGCAGAACGCGATGAAGGTGGCCCAGTACCTGGCCACGCACCCCAAGGTGCAGAAGGTCACCTACCCGGGCCTGGAGTCGCACCCGCAGCACGCCCTGGCGCGCAAGCAGATGAAGGGCTTCGGCGGCATGCTGACGTTCGACATCAAGGGCGGGCTGGAGGCGGCGCGCACGTTCCTGAAGACGGTGAAGGTGTTCGCCTGCGCCGAGTCGCTCGGCGGCGTGGAGTCGCTCATCGAGCACCCGGCGATCATGACGCACGCCTCGGTGCCCAAGGAGACGCGTGAGAAGCTCGGCATCGCCGACGGCTTCATCCGCCTCTCGGTGGGCATCGAGGACGCGCAGGACCTCATCGACGACCTGGCGCAGGCGCTCGACGCGGCGAAGTAG
- the grxC gene encoding glutaredoxin 3: protein MNPVKIYTKATCPYCIRAKQLLDSKGVSYEEIRIEGDASRRSEMIAAANGRTTVPQIFIAGRHVGGCDDLYMLEDSGRLDEMLGLGVQPGV from the coding sequence ATGAATCCGGTCAAGATCTACACGAAGGCCACGTGCCCCTACTGCATCCGCGCCAAGCAGCTGCTCGACAGCAAAGGCGTGAGCTACGAAGAGATCCGCATCGAGGGTGATGCCTCCAGGCGGAGCGAGATGATCGCCGCGGCGAACGGACGAACCACCGTGCCACAGATCTTCATCGCCGGTCGCCACGTCGGCGGCTGTGACGACCTCTACATGCTCGAGGACTCCGGCCGGCTCGACGAGATGCTGGGGCTCGGCGTGCAGCCGGGAGTCTGA
- a CDS encoding pyridoxal-phosphate dependent enzyme, with protein sequence MDIHENILTAIGHTPLVKLNKMVGPNDATVLVKCEFMNPGASIKDRMALYILEKAEREGKLKPGGTIVENTSGNTGMGVALAAAVKGYKCIFTMPDKMSLEKINRLKALGAQVVVTPTNVPAEDPRSYYETAKRLHRETPGSFMLNQYHNPDNIEAHYKITGPEIYEQTEGKFDYFVSGLGTGGTMSGAGKFLKEKIPGLKNVGVDPEGSVYEGYFKTGKLTTPHVYKVEGIGEDMLCGAMDFKVVDDVRQVDDRQSFVAARRLAREEGIFAGGSAGAAVHVAVQLAKEVGKGKTIVVVLPDSGMAYISKFHSDEWMRDNGFLEEKGAGTVRDIIGDKRREVLTARKGDKVDQVVELMRKHGISQMPVLNSDGRAVGMVHEYDLLNALVANKARFNDTIDAIVAPMQGAVSPDTSINRLREIFSQDNVAVVKEGEKIVGIVTKIDLIDYLHRTGA encoded by the coding sequence ATGGACATCCACGAGAACATCCTCACGGCCATTGGCCACACCCCGCTCGTCAAGCTCAACAAGATGGTCGGGCCCAACGACGCCACGGTCCTGGTCAAGTGCGAGTTCATGAACCCGGGCGCGTCCATCAAGGACCGCATGGCGCTCTACATCCTCGAGAAGGCCGAGCGGGAGGGGAAGCTCAAGCCCGGCGGCACCATCGTCGAGAACACCTCCGGCAACACCGGCATGGGCGTGGCGCTGGCCGCCGCGGTGAAGGGCTACAAGTGCATCTTCACCATGCCGGACAAGATGTCCCTGGAGAAGATCAACCGGCTCAAGGCGCTGGGCGCTCAAGTGGTCGTCACGCCGACGAACGTGCCGGCGGAGGACCCGCGCAGCTACTACGAGACGGCCAAGCGCCTGCACCGCGAGACGCCCGGCTCGTTCATGCTCAACCAGTACCACAACCCGGACAACATCGAGGCGCACTACAAGATCACCGGCCCGGAGATCTACGAGCAGACCGAGGGCAAGTTCGACTACTTCGTGTCCGGCCTGGGCACCGGCGGCACGATGAGCGGCGCCGGCAAGTTCCTGAAGGAGAAGATCCCCGGGCTGAAGAACGTGGGCGTGGACCCGGAGGGCTCGGTGTACGAGGGCTACTTCAAGACGGGCAAGCTCACCACCCCGCACGTCTACAAGGTGGAGGGCATCGGCGAGGACATGCTGTGCGGCGCCATGGACTTCAAGGTGGTGGACGACGTGCGGCAGGTGGATGACCGTCAGTCCTTCGTCGCGGCGCGGCGGCTGGCGCGCGAGGAGGGCATCTTCGCCGGCGGCTCGGCGGGCGCGGCGGTGCACGTGGCGGTGCAGCTGGCCAAGGAGGTCGGCAAGGGCAAGACGATCGTCGTGGTGCTGCCCGACTCGGGCATGGCCTACATCAGCAAGTTCCACTCGGACGAGTGGATGCGCGACAACGGCTTCCTGGAGGAGAAGGGCGCGGGCACGGTGCGCGACATCATCGGGGACAAGCGCCGCGAGGTGCTCACCGCTCGCAAGGGCGACAAGGTGGACCAGGTGGTGGAGCTGATGCGCAAGCACGGCATCAGCCAGATGCCGGTGCTCAACAGCGACGGCCGCGCCGTGGGCATGGTCCATGAGTACGATCTGCTCAACGCGCTGGTGGCCAACAAGGCGCGGTTCAACGACACGATCGACGCCATCGTCGCGCCGATGCAGGGCGCCGTCTCCCCGGACACGAGCATCAACCGCCTGCGGGAGATCTTCTCCCAGGACAACGTGGCCGTGGTGAAGGAGGGCGAGAAGATCGTCGGCATCGTCACCAAGATCGATCTCATCGACTACCTGCACCGCACCGGGGCCTGA
- a CDS encoding aminoglycoside phosphotransferase family protein → MELEAALRDQVGKAVGRPVPNAAIKKLKGDASNRSYYRVGTPPESWVVMVMPLDATKKSEEATKGEPPKELPFVNVHRYLEKLGVRVPRILRYDEPAGMMVLEDLTDTTFEAALDGGKHRDALYGRAVELLARLRHQAERQPDPDCLAFTRAFDEDLYDWELHHFREWGLEAWSGKKPTDAERAELDRTFREIARTLAAAPRGFTHRDYQSRNIMVKEGELVVIDFQDALQGPRQYDLVALLRDSYVELDRDFVDKMLDRYIDAFADAGGEKIDRGPFKDFFDLLTIQRKLKDAGRFEFINRVKGNPGFLVSIPASLRYVKAAFSRRPELRKLQELISRYVPELSA, encoded by the coding sequence ATGGAACTCGAGGCCGCCCTGCGCGACCAGGTGGGCAAGGCCGTTGGCCGCCCCGTTCCCAATGCCGCCATCAAGAAGCTGAAGGGCGATGCGAGCAACCGCTCGTACTACCGCGTCGGCACACCCCCGGAGAGCTGGGTGGTGATGGTGATGCCGCTGGATGCGACGAAGAAGAGCGAGGAGGCCACCAAGGGCGAGCCGCCCAAGGAGCTGCCCTTCGTCAACGTCCACCGCTACCTGGAGAAGCTGGGCGTCCGGGTGCCGCGCATCCTTCGCTACGACGAGCCGGCGGGGATGATGGTGCTGGAGGACCTCACGGACACCACGTTCGAGGCGGCGCTGGACGGTGGCAAGCACCGGGACGCGCTCTACGGGCGGGCGGTGGAGCTCCTGGCGCGCCTGCGCCACCAGGCCGAGCGCCAGCCGGACCCGGACTGCCTGGCCTTCACTCGGGCCTTCGACGAGGACCTGTACGACTGGGAGCTGCACCACTTCCGCGAGTGGGGCCTGGAGGCCTGGAGTGGCAAGAAGCCCACCGACGCCGAGCGCGCCGAGCTGGACCGCACCTTCCGGGAGATCGCCCGGACGCTGGCGGCGGCGCCGCGCGGCTTCACGCACCGCGACTACCAGAGCCGCAACATCATGGTGAAGGAGGGCGAGCTGGTGGTCATCGACTTCCAGGACGCCCTGCAGGGCCCTCGGCAGTACGACCTGGTGGCGCTGCTGCGCGACAGCTACGTGGAGCTGGACCGGGACTTCGTGGACAAGATGCTGGACCGGTACATCGACGCCTTCGCGGACGCGGGCGGCGAGAAGATCGACCGCGGTCCGTTCAAGGACTTCTTCGACCTGCTGACCATCCAGCGCAAGCTGAAGGACGCCGGGCGCTTCGAGTTCATCAACCGGGTGAAGGGCAACCCGGGCTTCCTGGTGTCCATCCCGGCGTCGCTGCGCTACGTGAAGGCGGCCTTCTCGCGGCGCCCGGAGCTGCGCAAGCTGCAGGAGCTGATCAGCCGGTACGTCCCCGAGCTCTCCGCGTGA